The region TCACTGTCAAATGAACTTTTTTATTAGCCTTTGGACACAAAATTATACATCAACACAAGAAACTTTCTATTAACTTGAAACCATATTAAAGGTTATGTGTAACCtcaaaattaaaacttaaaaGAAGTACAAATTTAaccttttttttcaaaaaaaataaaacttaacTTTTTATTTACTTTTGTATCTTAAAATTATAAATGCCCAAAAAATAGTTGATTTTTggaccaaaaaaaaattaaaaaaattaaaaaaaaaaattcaatgaatgAACACCTATACTTTATCATTGTAATACCTTATTAAAGGTTTTGTACATTGAGGATTTACCAAAAAAAGTTCAAAAACAATTGTGCAAATCTTACAAAACACAAAAAATCGATGAATTCCAATTTGATGAACTTAAGAGCATTTCATATTAATTCTCTTGTTAGATTTTAAATATCTGATAAGTCGAACCAAATTAAACTTGTTTATATAATTACTTTGTTtatttcattcttatatagttgAAATTTTATTCCATCCTATCAAACCTACCCATAGTTTACACTCTtaaccctaaaactccacaaaccATAAGGTGAAATGCTAATAAAAAGAATAGCTTTTAACCAAAAAGCCAAATACAAGACAAAAAATAAGAACATCAATTAAGCTTTCCttaaattcatttataaaattatactattagtATTGCTAATCATCAAAATGCATTTTTCTTTTTTTGCAAGCATAACCTCCAAGATCAAATCTTCTTGATCTGTGTGTTGCTTCCTGTTTTTCTTTCACTTGTGGAAGCAGACACATCCTTGTTACTGTTACTGCTACTGTTACTACTACTGCTACCAATAGCTACATATGATTTATTTGAACTCAAACCACCAACTTCTTCATCTAAATATCTACTTCTTTCTTCCACTTCATCAACAACTTCTCCATGGTTTTCTTTATCAAACCCTGAATAAACAACAAGCCCAACAGCAACAGCAGCAAACGCcacaaaatacatccaatccacctaagtcaaagtcaaaagtcaaagtcaacaatatCTCCAAATTAGAACTTAAAATATTCTAAAAtcgatatttttatttttttacaaacCTTTTCATGGTATGCAAAGATACGAATCAAAACTGACCACATGTCGGATGTCAATAAAGACAGATTTAGCATTGTCGATCCACTCATCTGAAATCATTAAATTTTCAACAAACATACGATAAGGGGCAAAAAGGTAATTCTGTATACCTTCAGCAAAACAGGGACTCCCGAGTAAAATAGAAACATTGCTGCTGCAAATCCCGTGTAAGGAAGCAACTAAAAGTCAAACAAACAAACATGTCATTCATTATAAcgagggcattttcgtctttttcagagagagagagagagagattacagCTCCTGAAGACCAATGGATGGATTTGAGTTCCTCGCGTTCAAGTATGCTTCTATTGACATTGTTAAAGACAACAAAAGCAAAAGGGCAAAATGTTTTTAATTTCTTTATATTTATAGTATTTGGGAATATTGTTATGATTTGGTATTAGATTTTGCAAATTATAAAAGCCCTAATTGAACACAAAATGAAAGTAGGATACATTTGAATACCACTAATAATAGCACCAAATAACCCCAACATAGCCATGAGTTCAATTCTATCAGCAGTTTTCACAAAGAACTCCTGCATAACTCCAAATTGAACCATTAaccaaaatgacaaaattgcCCTTTGACCAAAAAGGTTAAACGAAAAGAAGATTACCTCGCTGACATTGCTGACAGCATAAAGAGTAGCCCCTGCAACCACTAGAAAGTCGCCCTTGATAGGGCTACTTCCGCTTTCTAAAATTATACAAAAATACaaattaaaaaaacaacaatTGATTATATAAATGTATTATTTTGGTAATTTCAATATACTCACGTGATCGATCTGCTGCATGAACATCTGAAAAGATAACAAGAACAAGACCAGCAATACAAATGGAAACACCTGCAATTTTCTTGAATCTGTATTTTGTCTTTAGGAAAAGCCACGTCAGCAAGATCACAGAAGGAATTGACCAACAATCGAGTAACATTATGCTTGTTATAGATGTGTATTGATACGCCTTCACCactgtttataataaaaaaaagtcaacaccttttttttgttctttttctgTATTAAGTATAAAAGAAACATTCGAAATCATATATTATAGGCTTATAGCTTACCTAGATAATTTGCCTCTACATCTACAAGTCCAAGAAGTAAATAGTAATACCATTTAGCCTACAAAAGTATATAAAAAGAAAACATAATTAGATAGAAACAAAGATTAATAAAGTCATAAAGTATGAAGTGAGAAGAAAATACAGATTGAAGATAAAAGAAAAAACCTTAAGCCCACTTTTCCTGTATATTAGTATTCCTCCATAAACGATTGCCAACATCACATAGTTGGCTAAAGATTGTGAAGTAGGTGCGTTGATTCCtaagttacaaaaaaaaatagtaaaatttgaaaatatatgAACTTTTACAAGACAATATAGAGAAAATAACATTAGATTTGGCAAAAAAATGTGTGATTTTGGATAGAAAGTGGCAAGTATGATGTTCTTTTCTCCAAAATAGGTTGTTCTTGCAAATTAGATAATGTATTTTTGGCAtttttcacaattgggatgcttAATTTTCAATAAGAAGCAACTTATGGTGCTTGAATACTCAAAAAGAGTAAAGACTAAAGCAAAGTGAATTACAACTTACAGCATCAAATACCATGACttttaaaatatgataaaataaagataaaaacaCTTTCTTGGACTATTTTAAAACCAATAAAGGAGTCGAGAATAGAGAACGAAAACCCCCTTTTCGTTAGAATTAAATATTATTAGCTTTATGGGAGATTAATCTTATAACACTATGTCACTATTACAGGTAGTTTGACTGGTTTCAGGAAGATCAATTTTGTTTCCATTAATGGAAAATCCCCCAAAAACAAATGAAATGCGAAAAACAAACCTCTTCTAGCAAGCTCCGACGATGAAAATCCAGTTGAGGTGATAAGAAGAGAGAGAATCTGTCCCAATACAAGACCTACCACTGTCTTCTTCGCTAAAACTTCCTTCAAATTCGCCATAATTGAATTGAAAAACTCTTACCCTTTTCCAGAATTTAGGAAAAAGGTTAATCATACACTCGAATCGAGAATACCCAGAAACCCAATAGAGCTCTACTTGCGATTCGTTTGGGTACAGAAATCTTTAGATGGAACGAGTGAGTGAAAAAATCGCTCCCAACTTTAGGATTTGAAGTGGGTAGGTTTGGAAAATGAAGAACTCTTGAAGTTATCAAAGAAATTTGATTGCTTTGATACAAAGAAGCAAGTCAAACTCAATGATTTGATACTTTAATAGTGTATAAGAATACGAGTGACAGAGTTTGAAACGAAAGAGACCTTCTATATAAAGAATCAACGGCTGTAAAGAAGTCCAAAAGCCTTTAGGACAAATGGGGAACATAAAAACGATATTTCATCGTTCTtttcatcatttcttttcaaTTCTTTAAGCAAATGTTgacaaaataaatatattatataagtttGCCTTATAACTTATAAAGCCGAACAACAAATATCCTAATTTCCAAATTAAATTGTAAattttagcattttaagtttaaaaTTATAGATGTTAGAATCAATGTCCGGATTCAAGTGTGACTAACACTATCCAAACTCGAATTTCATTAAGACATTATATTTAAGGATAAGAAATTAaagattaatttaaaaatgaatcaAGTGAACATATTTATTATAAACAAAACCTAGTAGATATTGTTCAACATATTTAATGGTAGGTAttacataatatatatacataatgTATCACAATTtatatatcacataatatatagtGACAAATATGTCATGTTATCATATAATATAGGTTACATAACATATACAATAGTTAGATGAAAAGTCAACAATCAACTAATTAAACAAAAAGAGTTTAATGCAATATGTATTCAAGTACGAAAGAAATACAAACACGGcaaatatatttaatatattgattatagTAAGTAACGAATTACAAGATTGATGCCTCTAAATACACggttcatatacaaaaaatattcgGAGACGAACTTGTTTAAatcatgtattatatgagttaatttaaaagaaaattaaatattaaattctaaacatttgagaagaTTGAATATACAAAagtgagaaaaatattgaattattaaaattaaagtatttttttctcttttaaatttaaacaaataatttagataaataaataaaggaaaataATTAGACTttaatttatgaattttaaaattagaaattaattcattaatgaaattgatatgcatttactattatatttaaaaactatgtggaatttaataaaatgaaaaaaaccaaAGTTCTAAAAAGTTCATCATGGCTCCGCCATGGCGTGTTATGGCTCCAAGGCTTGTGTCTGTCGTCAAGCTTTACCAAAACACCGtcttaactcatatatgtgtataaaatataataataattgaaaacacatatacatatattaattatatataaaattgccGCATTTAGTTACGCCTTATAAATGACGTGACTCGCCAAGGCTCGGAAAAGCTTGAGGTTTGACATTGTTGTCAAGTTatgccttacgttatttagaaccttgggaaaaccataaaatgatatgtggaaaaaattaatttaaaataaccgtaaaatgacatgtgacaaaatgaatgagagtgtgacgtgtgacaaaaatatatttatttattaaaatagattTGAAATATTAATCATAGGAATAAatatatattgaaaataatatatattatatagatAGTATCACTtctcaaaaaatatatattattcaaATTCAAAATATATTAATTACCGAACTTTTGTATCCAAATTTGAATGTTATTagtagtatttttttttaattacttgGGAAATTTATGTTTTCTAACTTGTATTCAAGATGATCAATAATATATCTTATGTTGCAATAAGTCCCTTATTTTTAATGCAAAATCTCATCAAACTGTATGTTTAGTTATTTCTAAATTCTAAttatggtttttattttttatataaaacctTTAAAATTATAGCTATAATCATCAACTTAAAAGAAGCTAAACCTAAATAGATTATTGATGAACACTatgaaaaaatgtttttttttttttttaacggcACCCTAAAAAAGTGTTTGGTATGTAGATAATAGCAAAAAGATGGGTCAAAAAGCATCCACTTTTTGTAAAAGGCACAAATGCAAATGTGTGTGGCGGAGTGAGAGGGGGTTGGTGGCATGAGTTAGGGAAGAACAAAGACTAAAAAAGAAGCAAGCATGACCTCATTTTGTGGTGGACACACTGAGAGatatattttaaaacaaaatcaaagtttaacatgtaaaattggTACActcataaataaatttaattttaatactCTCATAGTCTCATGGATATTGGAATAAAAAATGATGGGCGATATAGGACTTTCAATACAGTATAAAACCAAATCCTATAAATTCTAAGAAACCTTTGTAATTGCTTTTCCAATATAAGGTTCAAATTTTAAATCTGTCCTGTGGTCCATGGTATCAACATTTATTAGCAAAATATGGGTTTCTGTGGAGGGATGAGGATTCAAATCTTAATCGTAACAAAATATATAGATTTACGAGTAAAATAGTAGGTATGTGAATTAGTAGTTAAAATAATATCaacaactattttttttttttctcaaaaatatgTCTTATgaaattatatgtttatctattTACAATATTACAAGATACTCATATTCATACATTAATATTCAAAATCAATTATGTATGTTGATGTTTACAATAGAACAAAATATCACAGGTAGTGGTACGAGTATTTCGTAAGCCTATAAAATGAGAGATATCGCTACGAAACGATAAAAAACACTAAAACAATATCGTTTTGAGCATTTTCTAATAGAATACTCATTTTGTAGGTTCTAAATTTAGGAGAGATATCGCTACATAATGTTTACAACtttatattaaacttttatttattataaactttTATATTACACCGATCTTACAcctagtaaataaataaataaaagtgagAATTTTTCTATTCGAAATACTTTTTGCAGAATCAAACAAGTAGTGGTCTAGGTTGGCATATCCTTTCTTTTTCAACTTTAAATTCACCTTTTTATGGTGTCAATATACTACTTTTTCGCATTAGATACAAATAACCAAAAATAGTAATTATTTTTAGTACTCTTTCCTGAATATTGAAGGTACAAAATAGTTACAACACCACATGTAAATTCCACCATAGAAGTGACTGTAACAAAACTTCAACAACAATCTGGCATAAATTGATTCTAACTtcaattttctatttttttttttgtaaataataCAACATATCACAAAAAACCGGTTATTACAATATAAAGATGCCGATTTAGACCCAACTTTATTCAATTGGCTTGATTttcaaataataacaataaacTTTAAAACACAAATCCAAATAAGGGGTTGTTTGGCCATATATGaacttttaagatctgaattttaagAGATATAAGAGAGGAAAAGTGAGATGAAAAAGACGATAGTCGTGTGAAATAAAAAGTGAAGGAAAAAGATTTATTGAAAAATTATGATATTTTTAGAACacggttttttttatttatatacaaCTTTTAAAAATTCAGCTACTGCTTAACAATTAAGAGGCTATCAGACATTCTAAATCTAAAAAACTAAGAGTtcttaattcaaaattaaaaggCACAACCCCTAAATGCATTGAATTAGATCATTTTCAagggaaaaaaaaaaagaatcatttAATAACTTTCTATGCATTTTTTTTAGAAAGTTTAGACAACACCAGTGGCATCAAAACACAACAGAGCTGAGCAAATCCAAAATTCTCAAATTTATGTCACaattatttaaaaacaaaaaacctCGAATGAAAGCCCTAATTACTACAAGAAAACAAACATTACACACCCccaattatataaaattatacttTCATTTTGATTGCATTTTCAACCCTAACATCTTGTTAAGAGCTCCAACATATGCTCTCACACTTGATATCACAATATCCATTGATGCCCCTgttccactatcaaacaaaaaaaaaacaattatataacttttttttttatttttctaaaaacagatataatatattatatacataCCTATATGATCTTGCATTCTTTCCTCCAGTTAAATGAGTTGTTGTCTGATTGTTTTCTTCATTAATTACAACACGTGTGCTTGCAATTGCATCAATTCCTGCTGTAACTGCTGACATTGAGTACTCCAACAGCTTCACAGGCgtctgtaaaaaaaaaaaaaaaaatcataattttaaatccaaaatgaccattttacccttacaaaAAGATTTATGATTTGAACCTTGACAATGAGATCAACTGCTTTATAAGCTGCATCAACAGGCCCTGTTCCAGTTGAACAAGCAATGTGTTCTTTTCCTTCACTGTCTATTAACTTAACTGTTGCTGTTGATAAACCAAGGGTCCCACATGTAACCTGTcaatttattataaaaatattttatatattttaattggaaaatgaaaatgaaaatgaaaatgaaaaataccTGAACATCTCCAAACTTCCAAACAATTTGGGGCTGGAATACTTCATCTGATACCAATGCTACTAAATCATCATCAGTTATAAcctaaaaacataataattttattAGGTTTTTTAGAAATTAATATAATCTTGGatacaataaaaaaaaagtttttagtttttagtacCTTTTTCATTTCAGCTACGGATTTAAATCGCCAAAAAAGATCATTAAGTTCTTTTCCATCAATGTCATAACCAAGCTGAAGAGTAAATAGAATAAATATTTAAttcataacaattaaataattggttgcttaatttaaaaaataaaaaatcaatgaGTTTACCTCAAAAAGTTTAGATTTCAAAGCATGGCGTCCACTGTACAATATTTAAAAATCATTATCTTGTATAAAGAATTTAATATATTCAAGGaaccaaaataacaaaaaataaataaataacttgtTATAATAAGAATATGAATATACCTGAGTTTTCCAAGTGTAAGACCAGATTCATTAGATCTGTAAAGTCCAATATCTTCAGGAGACATGATTTCATATGTGTTTCTGTTCTTTAGCATTCCATCCTACAAAGGGTATATTTGGTATTATAAGTTAATTGAAAAAACTTTTACTTTTCAATGTAAATTGTTGCAACCTGATGGATTCCACTCTCATGAGCAAAAGCATTAGCACCAACAATAGCTTTATGTGGTTGCACCATTAGTCCACTGTATTCTTCCACCTATACATATATCAAGATTTATATAAtgttataattataaattataaacgtATAATAAGTATATTACAAGGAaagtataaataaatatataataataccATTTTGCTAGCCATGACAATATGTCTTGTATTAATGCCAGTATACAAACCACCCAATAACTCTCCTTTGCATTTTAGAGTCATTACAACCTAAAttcaataaaagaaaagaaaaagagagagaCCCATTATTTAAATAACTTTCAGTTTGTTAAAAAATGGAGACTTGAACTTGATTGTATACCTCTTCCAAAGAAGCATTACCAGCTCTTTCTCCAATTCCATTGATTGTTACTTCTAATTGTCTTGCACCTGAATAAGCCCCCTGGAATCCAAATAGATTAAGATATGAATTGAACTTTATAAGAAAAACATAAAGATTGTATAAGATTAGTAGATTACCTCTAGAGTATTAGCAGTTGAAAGCCCTAAATCATTCTGGCAATGAGTAGAGATGATGACATTCTCGATTCCAGGGGTGTTGGCTTTTATGTCGGCGATGAGTTGCCCAAATTCACGAGGCCAGTTATAGCCCACTGTATCAGGAATGTTGAGAGTAGTTGCTCCTGCTTTAATAACTTCACCCAAGATCTCATATAGAAATTCTCTTTCTGATCTGTTCATGGACAGAAAACGAATCTATAGTT is a window of Lactuca sativa cultivar Salinas chromosome 1, Lsat_Salinas_v11, whole genome shotgun sequence DNA encoding:
- the LOC111896915 gene encoding 2-isopropylmalate synthase A, with product MAASLSHIPSFFSPTTNPSSTNRIRTLFYFKPSITQPHKSFAILCSRRPDYIPHHISDPNYVRIFDTTLRDGEQSPGATMTTKEKLDIARQLAKLGVDIIEAGFPASSEADLEAVKLIAKEVGNVGAEEGGHIPVICGLARCNKNDIDKSWEAVKHAKFPRIHTFIATSEIHMQYKLKMSKEQVIEKARSMVAYARSLGCNDVEFSPEDAGRSEREFLYEILGEVIKAGATTLNIPDTVGYNWPREFGQLIADIKANTPGIENVIISTHCQNDLGLSTANTLEGAYSGARQLEVTINGIGERAGNASLEEVVMTLKCKGELLGGLYTGINTRHIVMASKMVEEYSGLMVQPHKAIVGANAFAHESGIHQDGMLKNRNTYEIMSPEDIGLYRSNESGLTLGKLSGRHALKSKLFELGYDIDGKELNDLFWRFKSVAEMKKVITDDDLVALVSDEVFQPQIVWKFGDVQVTCGTLGLSTATVKLIDSEGKEHIACSTGTGPVDAAYKAVDLIVKTPVKLLEYSMSAVTAGIDAIASTRVVINEENNQTTTHLTGGKNARSYSGTGASMDIVISSVRAYVGALNKMLGLKMQSK
- the LOC111896951 gene encoding uncharacterized protein LOC111896951 — encoded protein: MANLKEVLAKKTVVGLVLGQILSLLITSTGFSSSELARRGINAPTSQSLANYVMLAIVYGGILIYRKSGLKAKWYYYLLLGLVDVEANYLVVKAYQYTSITSIMLLDCWSIPSVILLTWLFLKTKYRFKKIAGVSICIAGLVLVIFSDVHAADRSQSGSSPIKGDFLVVAGATLYAVSNVSEEFFVKTADRIELMAMLGLFGAIISGIQISILEREELKSIHWSSGALLPYTGFAAAMFLFYSGVPVLLKMSGSTMLNLSLLTSDMWSVLIRIFAYHEKVDWMYFVAFAAVAVGLVVYSGFDKENHGEVVDEVEERSRYLDEEVGGLSSNKSYVAIGSSSSNSSSNSNKDVSASTSERKTGSNTQIKKI